A DNA window from Verrucomicrobiia bacterium contains the following coding sequences:
- a CDS encoding TldD/PmbA family protein has product MKEELLDVIKYLKSKKVDYADARHVRAQAETIVVKDGKVESLSRLNDAGFGIRVLIGGGWGFASSSKLSGAEMRKTANQALEIARASATVAKEKVRLAPVESYRDKFVTAVRKDPFLVSLDDKINLLVSCCDILKKHPKIVVAEATMNFFDTEKIFVSTEGSIIEQKILESGAGYTATAADEGNLQRRSYPNSHGGDFATRGWEFIEEMDLLGNAERVRDEAVALLSAPNCPAGKKDIIITGSQMALQVHESCGHPIELDRVLGTEISLAGGSFMTLDKLGKLRYGSGRVNIVADATTPGGLGTFGYDDEGVRAQRADIIREGLFVGYLTSRETAPIIGASSNGTMRADGWNRIPLIRMTNINLLPGEWTLADLIADTKDGLLIDTNKSWSIDDRRLNFQFGCEAAWEIKDGKVGQLYRNLMYTGITPEFWNSCDAVTNEKHWHVWGVPNCGKGEPIQTAHVAHGASPARFRGVTVGATR; this is encoded by the coding sequence GTGAAAGAAGAGTTGCTGGACGTAATCAAATACCTGAAATCCAAAAAGGTGGACTATGCGGATGCCCGGCATGTCCGCGCCCAGGCCGAAACCATCGTGGTCAAAGACGGCAAGGTGGAATCCCTTTCCCGTTTGAACGACGCCGGCTTTGGCATCCGCGTATTGATAGGCGGCGGCTGGGGATTTGCCTCCAGTTCCAAGCTCTCCGGGGCCGAAATGAGAAAAACGGCCAACCAGGCCTTGGAAATCGCCCGGGCCTCGGCCACCGTGGCCAAGGAAAAAGTCCGTCTGGCCCCCGTGGAATCCTACCGGGATAAATTCGTCACCGCCGTCCGCAAGGACCCTTTTTTGGTTTCCCTGGATGACAAAATCAATCTTCTCGTCTCCTGCTGCGATATATTGAAAAAACATCCCAAAATCGTGGTGGCGGAGGCAACGATGAACTTTTTTGACACGGAGAAAATTTTCGTTTCCACCGAGGGCTCGATCATCGAGCAGAAAATCCTCGAATCGGGTGCCGGCTACACGGCCACAGCGGCGGACGAGGGAAACCTTCAGCGCCGTAGCTACCCAAACTCCCACGGCGGCGACTTCGCCACCCGCGGCTGGGAATTTATCGAGGAGATGGATTTGTTGGGAAACGCCGAGCGGGTGCGCGACGAGGCCGTGGCACTGCTTTCCGCGCCGAACTGCCCCGCCGGAAAAAAAGATATTATCATCACCGGCTCCCAGATGGCTTTGCAGGTGCACGAATCCTGCGGCCACCCGATTGAACTCGACAGGGTCTTGGGCACAGAAATCTCTTTGGCCGGCGGCAGCTTTATGACGCTTGACAAATTGGGGAAGTTGCGTTACGGCTCCGGCCGGGTGAACATCGTCGCCGACGCCACCACGCCGGGCGGTTTGGGCACCTTCGGCTATGACGACGAGGGAGTAAGAGCCCAGCGCGCCGACATCATCCGGGAAGGGCTCTTCGTCGGCTATTTGACCTCCCGCGAAACGGCTCCCATCATCGGCGCTTCCTCCAACGGCACGATGCGGGCCGACGGCTGGAATCGGATCCCCTTAATCCGGATGACCAATATCAACCTTTTGCCGGGAGAATGGACGCTGGCCGACTTGATTGCCGATACGAAAGACGGGCTTCTAATCGACACCAACAAAAGCTGGTCGATTGACGACCGGCGGCTGAATTTCCAATTCGGCTGCGAGGCGGCCTGGGAAATCAAGGACGGAAAAGTAGGTCAATTGTACCGCAACCTGATGTACACCGGCATCACCCCGGAGTTCTGGAACTCCTGCGATGCCGTCACGAACGAGAAACACTGGCACGTCTGGGGGGTTCCGAACTGCGGCAAAGGGGAGCCGATTCAAACCGCCCACGTGGCGCACGGCGCCTCGCCGGCCCGTTTCCGGGGCGTAACGGTGGGAGCGACCCGATGA
- a CDS encoding carbohydrate kinase family protein, producing the protein MSPHKIAVLGSINEDFIIHKRKQKHSYGGILYNLVALASLLPETKIHPVAFLGKNVWPKVGNLTPGLNNLDWHHARKLKQKTNQVRLLYLPNGEKREILKHPVPKFAWSDLRPALQGDALLLNFISGWEISPRLFQKFRRKYAGVIHVDYHSLLLGIRKNGARFRRIPKDWPVFLDADFVQMNQREWELVAGTPFSRKNLIRFCRRWGRKKWQVIIVTLAEIGAVLAYRNKTLSAISCPAPRVKNPEQTGAGDFFAAGFLSATLKGKSWKAALRQAVRTASWKCRYEGIESVLEHRHELKRFLTPRK; encoded by the coding sequence TTGTCGCCCCATAAAATCGCCGTCCTTGGCTCCATCAACGAGGACTTCATCATCCACAAACGAAAACAAAAGCATTCCTATGGGGGTATTTTATACAACCTCGTCGCCCTCGCTTCACTTTTGCCGGAGACCAAAATTCATCCCGTCGCCTTTCTTGGAAAAAACGTTTGGCCAAAAGTTGGAAATCTTACCCCGGGTTTGAACAATCTGGACTGGCACCATGCTCGGAAACTGAAACAAAAAACCAATCAGGTCCGCCTCCTTTATCTGCCAAACGGCGAGAAACGGGAAATCCTGAAGCATCCGGTTCCCAAATTCGCTTGGTCGGATTTGAGGCCGGCCCTGCAGGGGGATGCCCTATTGCTCAATTTCATTTCCGGCTGGGAAATCTCTCCCCGATTGTTTCAGAAGTTTCGCCGTAAATACGCCGGCGTCATCCATGTTGATTATCATTCGCTGCTTCTGGGAATCCGGAAAAATGGAGCGCGGTTCAGGAGGATTCCAAAAGATTGGCCGGTCTTTTTGGATGCCGACTTCGTCCAAATGAACCAGCGGGAATGGGAACTGGTGGCCGGAACGCCTTTCAGCCGGAAGAACCTGATTCGTTTTTGCCGCCGATGGGGAAGGAAAAAATGGCAGGTTATAATCGTCACCCTCGCCGAAATAGGAGCGGTTTTGGCCTATCGCAACAAAACGCTTTCCGCAATTTCCTGTCCGGCTCCAAGAGTGAAAAACCCGGAGCAAACCGGCGCGGGGGATTTCTTCGCCGCCGGTTTTCTTTCCGCAACGCTGAAAGGAAAAAGCTGGAAAGCCGCCTTGCGGCAGGCCGTCCGCACGGCGAGTTGGAAGTGCCGGTATGAAGGAATCGAAAGCGTGCTGGAGCACAGGCACGAGCTTAAACGGTTCTTGACTCCGCGCAAATAG